One part of the Vitis riparia cultivar Riparia Gloire de Montpellier isolate 1030 chromosome 8, EGFV_Vit.rip_1.0, whole genome shotgun sequence genome encodes these proteins:
- the LOC117920035 gene encoding uncharacterized protein LOC117920035 translates to MGESSASYIHMVQRLIEECIIFNMSREECMEALSKHADIKPVITSTVWKELEKENKEFFESYAKSREARGHEMETRENFQNILSDSSERDTSES, encoded by the exons ATGGGTGAATCTTCCGCTTCATATATCCACATG GTGCAACGCCTGATAGAGGAGTGCATCATCTTCAATATGAGCAGAGAAGAATGCATGGAAGCCCTCTCCAAACATGCTGACATCAAACCAGTCATCACTTCCACAG TGTGGAAGGAATTGGAGAAAGAGAACAAGGAGTTCTTCGAGTCCTACGCAAAGAGCAGAGAGGCAAGAGGTCATGAGATGGAGACAAGGGAAAATTTCCAGAACATACTCTCTGATTCTTCCGAGAGAGATACCAGCGAAAGCTAG